Proteins from a single region of Ananas comosus cultivar F153 linkage group 3, ASM154086v1, whole genome shotgun sequence:
- the LOC109707707 gene encoding transcription factor bHLH94-like isoform X1: MTLEALPSNELPAFLIYDTINAAAAAAAASSSRLLFNGNGGITEESPLIGGMAAMAEEVAVAAGEGRRKRRRRARSGKSKDDAESQRMTHIAVERNRRRLMNEHLAVLRSLTPDSYVQKGDQASIVGGAIDFVKELEQLLQSLEAQKRTLLQQQQQQQQKGNSDIFPTACYENDSPPFAQFFSYPQYAWCHPARDYPSLEIQHRPATVAPSVADIEVSLIETHANIRILTARQPGQLLKMVAGIQSLRLTILHLNVTVLDAIVLYSLSVKNLCYRYKILGSCWTPIFSETTVSSDPIGPSRPCKDSSVCPVFCALKILFSFYFLWTLMSRTILTC; encoded by the exons ATGACGCTCGAAGCGTTGCCATCAAACGAGCTCCCGGCGTTTCTCATCTACGACACAATAAACgcggccgccgctgccgccgccgcctcgagcTCGCGCTTACTCTTCAATGGCAACGGCGGTATCACAGAGGAGAGTCCGTTGATAGGTGGCATGGCTGCGATGGCGGAGGAGGTGGCAGTGGCGgcgggggaggggaggaggaagcggcggcggcgtgcgAGGAGCGGGAAGAGCAAGGATGACGCGGAGAGCCAGCGGATGACGCACATTGCCGTCGAGCGCAACCGCCGCCGCCTCATGAACGAGCACCTCGCCGTCCTCCGCTCGCTCACACCAGACTCCTACGTTCAGAAA GGTGACCAAGCTTCAATTGTGGGCGGAGCAATTGACTTTGTGAAGGAGCTGGAGCAACTCCTCCAATCTCTAGAAGCCCAAAAGCGAACActactgcagcagcagcagcagcagcaacaaaaGGGCAACAGTGACATTTTCCCCACAGCTTGTTATGAGAATGACTCCCCTCCCTTCGCCCAGTTCTTCTCCTACCCTCAATACGCATGGTGCCATCCTGCTCGCGATTACCCCTCGCTAGAGATCCAGCACCGGCCCGCGACGGTCGCACCGTCGGTGGCCGATATCGAGGTGAGCCTAATCGAGACGCACGCGAATATCCGCATACTAACCGCGAGGCAGCCCGGGCAACTCCTCAAGATGGTGGCCGGAATTCAAAGCCTCAGGCTCACCATCCTGCACCTCAATGTGACCGTTCTAGACGCCATTGTGCTCTACTCTCTGAGTGTCAAG AATCTGTGTTACCGATATAAAATTCTAGGCAGCTGCTGGACTCCAATTTTCTCTGAAACAACAGTCTCCTCTGACCCGATTGGACCCTCCAGACCCTGTAAAGATTCTTCTGTTTGTCCAGTTTTCTGCGccctcaaaattttgttttcattttacTTTTTGTGGACCCTCATGTCGCGGACAATTTTAACATGTTAG
- the LOC109707707 gene encoding transcription factor bHLH96-like isoform X2, with protein MTLEALPSNELPAFLIYDTINAAAAAAAASSSRLLFNGNGGITEESPLIGGMAAMAEEVAVAAGEGRRKRRRRARSGKSKDDAESQRMTHIAVERNRRRLMNEHLAVLRSLTPDSYVQKGDQASIVGGAIDFVKELEQLLQSLEAQKRTLLQQQQQQQQKGNSDIFPTACYENDSPPFAQFFSYPQYAWCHPARDYPSLEIQHRPATVAPSVADIEVSLIETHANIRILTARQPGQLLKMVAGIQSLRLTILHLNVTVLDAIVLYSLSVKVEEGCDVASVDDIAAAVHHILSLIKAGTNLVDR; from the exons ATGACGCTCGAAGCGTTGCCATCAAACGAGCTCCCGGCGTTTCTCATCTACGACACAATAAACgcggccgccgctgccgccgccgcctcgagcTCGCGCTTACTCTTCAATGGCAACGGCGGTATCACAGAGGAGAGTCCGTTGATAGGTGGCATGGCTGCGATGGCGGAGGAGGTGGCAGTGGCGgcgggggaggggaggaggaagcggcggcggcgtgcgAGGAGCGGGAAGAGCAAGGATGACGCGGAGAGCCAGCGGATGACGCACATTGCCGTCGAGCGCAACCGCCGCCGCCTCATGAACGAGCACCTCGCCGTCCTCCGCTCGCTCACACCAGACTCCTACGTTCAGAAA GGTGACCAAGCTTCAATTGTGGGCGGAGCAATTGACTTTGTGAAGGAGCTGGAGCAACTCCTCCAATCTCTAGAAGCCCAAAAGCGAACActactgcagcagcagcagcagcagcaacaaaaGGGCAACAGTGACATTTTCCCCACAGCTTGTTATGAGAATGACTCCCCTCCCTTCGCCCAGTTCTTCTCCTACCCTCAATACGCATGGTGCCATCCTGCTCGCGATTACCCCTCGCTAGAGATCCAGCACCGGCCCGCGACGGTCGCACCGTCGGTGGCCGATATCGAGGTGAGCCTAATCGAGACGCACGCGAATATCCGCATACTAACCGCGAGGCAGCCCGGGCAACTCCTCAAGATGGTGGCCGGAATTCAAAGCCTCAGGCTCACCATCCTGCACCTCAATGTGACCGTTCTAGACGCCATTGTGCTCTACTCTCTGAGTGTCAAG GTAGAAGAAGGGTGCGATGTGGCTTCAGTGGACGACATTGCGGCGGCGGTTCACCACATCCTCTCTCTGATTAAAGCAGGGACGAATCTCGTGGACCGGTAG
- the LOC109707707 gene encoding transcription factor bHLH96-like isoform X4, with product MTLEALPSNELPAFLIYDTINAAAAAAAASSSRLLFNGNGGITEESPLIGGMAAMAEEVAVAAGEGRRKRRRRARSGKSKDDAESQRMTHIAVERNRRRLMNEHLAVLRSLTPDSYVQKGDQASIVGGAIDFVKELEQLLQSLEAQKRTLLQQQQQQQQKGNSDIFPTACYENDSPPFAQFFSYPQYAWCHPARDYPSLEIQHRPATVAPSVADIEVSLIETHANIRILTARQPGQLLKMVAGIQSLRLTILHLNVTVLDAIVLYSLSVKAL from the exons ATGACGCTCGAAGCGTTGCCATCAAACGAGCTCCCGGCGTTTCTCATCTACGACACAATAAACgcggccgccgctgccgccgccgcctcgagcTCGCGCTTACTCTTCAATGGCAACGGCGGTATCACAGAGGAGAGTCCGTTGATAGGTGGCATGGCTGCGATGGCGGAGGAGGTGGCAGTGGCGgcgggggaggggaggaggaagcggcggcggcgtgcgAGGAGCGGGAAGAGCAAGGATGACGCGGAGAGCCAGCGGATGACGCACATTGCCGTCGAGCGCAACCGCCGCCGCCTCATGAACGAGCACCTCGCCGTCCTCCGCTCGCTCACACCAGACTCCTACGTTCAGAAA GGTGACCAAGCTTCAATTGTGGGCGGAGCAATTGACTTTGTGAAGGAGCTGGAGCAACTCCTCCAATCTCTAGAAGCCCAAAAGCGAACActactgcagcagcagcagcagcagcaacaaaaGGGCAACAGTGACATTTTCCCCACAGCTTGTTATGAGAATGACTCCCCTCCCTTCGCCCAGTTCTTCTCCTACCCTCAATACGCATGGTGCCATCCTGCTCGCGATTACCCCTCGCTAGAGATCCAGCACCGGCCCGCGACGGTCGCACCGTCGGTGGCCGATATCGAGGTGAGCCTAATCGAGACGCACGCGAATATCCGCATACTAACCGCGAGGCAGCCCGGGCAACTCCTCAAGATGGTGGCCGGAATTCAAAGCCTCAGGCTCACCATCCTGCACCTCAATGTGACCGTTCTAGACGCCATTGTGCTCTACTCTCTGAGTGTCAAG GCTTTATGA
- the LOC109707707 gene encoding transcription factor bHLH96-like isoform X3, translated as MTLEALPSNELPAFLIYDTINAAAAAAAASSSRLLFNGNGGITEESPLIGGMAAMAEEVAVAAGEGRRKRRRRARSGKSKDDAESQRMTHIAVERNRRRLMNEHLAVLRSLTPDSYVQKGDQASIVGGAIDFVKELEQLLQSLEAQKRTLLQQQQQQQQKGNSDIFPTACYENDSPPFAQFFSYPQYAWCHPARDYPSLEIQHRPATVAPSVADIEVSLIETHANIRILTARQPGQLLKMVAGIQSLRLTILHLNVTVLDAIVLYSLSVKGDPRKKRKEKKSDLWW; from the exons ATGACGCTCGAAGCGTTGCCATCAAACGAGCTCCCGGCGTTTCTCATCTACGACACAATAAACgcggccgccgctgccgccgccgcctcgagcTCGCGCTTACTCTTCAATGGCAACGGCGGTATCACAGAGGAGAGTCCGTTGATAGGTGGCATGGCTGCGATGGCGGAGGAGGTGGCAGTGGCGgcgggggaggggaggaggaagcggcggcggcgtgcgAGGAGCGGGAAGAGCAAGGATGACGCGGAGAGCCAGCGGATGACGCACATTGCCGTCGAGCGCAACCGCCGCCGCCTCATGAACGAGCACCTCGCCGTCCTCCGCTCGCTCACACCAGACTCCTACGTTCAGAAA GGTGACCAAGCTTCAATTGTGGGCGGAGCAATTGACTTTGTGAAGGAGCTGGAGCAACTCCTCCAATCTCTAGAAGCCCAAAAGCGAACActactgcagcagcagcagcagcagcaacaaaaGGGCAACAGTGACATTTTCCCCACAGCTTGTTATGAGAATGACTCCCCTCCCTTCGCCCAGTTCTTCTCCTACCCTCAATACGCATGGTGCCATCCTGCTCGCGATTACCCCTCGCTAGAGATCCAGCACCGGCCCGCGACGGTCGCACCGTCGGTGGCCGATATCGAGGTGAGCCTAATCGAGACGCACGCGAATATCCGCATACTAACCGCGAGGCAGCCCGGGCAACTCCTCAAGATGGTGGCCGGAATTCAAAGCCTCAGGCTCACCATCCTGCACCTCAATGTGACCGTTCTAGACGCCATTGTGCTCTACTCTCTGAGTGTCAAG GGGGACCcccgaaaaaaaagaaaagaaaaaaaaagtgacctTTGGTGGTGA
- the LOC109707709 gene encoding E3 ubiquitin-protein ligase Os04g0590900-like has protein sequence MVIIVQDNSLSESAAAAEEEEDDDCEAHAENGAEPKDRRRNLEEFDDDITELVGEDGIQPTRRSFSADSHHHHRGGKVSIADVLQASTEDELLAAAKENGVLVGGGCSSRRCAGENSKESSTIRALHCVISPEPTKRSAPSGRLCFTTHGREKKLTTTLPI, from the coding sequence ATGGTTATCATCGTCCAAGATAATTCATTATCGGAGAGTGCTGCCGCtgccgaagaagaagaagacgacgactgTGAGGCCCACGCTGAAAATGGCGCTGAACCGAAGGATCGGCGACGCAATTTAGAAGAATTCGACGACGACATCACCGAATTAGTCGGGGAAGATGGCATCCAACCTACGAGGCGATCGTTCTCTGCAGactctcatcatcatcatcgggGCGGCAAGGTCTCGATCGCGGATGTTCTTCAGGCGAGCACGGAGGACGAGCTGTTAGCAGCAGCGAAGGAGAACGGCGTCTTGGTGGGCGGCGGCTGCTCATCGAGACGGTGCGCGGGGGAGAATAGTAAGGAGAGTAGCACGATCAGGGCATTGCATTGCGTTATTAGCCCCGAGCCGACGAAGCGGTCGGCCCCGAGCGGGAGACTCTGCTTCACTACCCATGGAAGGGAAAAGAAACTTACCACAACCCTTCCCATATGA
- the LOC109707706 gene encoding uncharacterized protein LOC109707706 isoform X2 — protein sequence MECGEEPQKDYYKVLEVDYDATDDSIRLSYLRLALKWHPDKHKGNSAVTAKFQEINEAYKGIPDKIQGNDTYMQWPRYQPVVNMGAGADGTGVNGSIAQELTGRIIRVEFAKSFRKPAPPPPPGASLVEERHKIYVSNLAWKARSVHLKEFFSAKYKPLSARVVFENATGRSAGYGFVAFATKEEAAAAIAELDGKELLDRPVRLRFRQKDDDKTESAPEEEKSAEEQHDES from the exons ATGGAGTGCGGGGAGGAACCGCAGAAG GACTACTATAAAGTTCTGGAGGTCGATTACGATGCGACAGATGATAGTATAAGATTGAGTTATCTACGACTGGCATTG AAGTGGCATCCTGACAAGCATAAGGGCAACAGTGCTGTGACTGCGAAATTTCAGGAGATCAATGAAGCTTACAAAG GAATACCTGACAAGATTCAAGGGAATGATACTTACATGCAATGGCCTCGGTATCAACCAGTCGTCAATATG GGCGCAGGAGCCGATGGAACTGGAGTCAATGGATCAATAGCGCAG GAATTAACGGGAAGGATTATTAGGGTGGAATTTGCCAAGAGCTTCAGGAAGCCAGCACCACCTCCTCCACCAGGTGCTAGTCTTGTAGAAGAAAGGCATAAAATTTATGTCTCAAATCTTGCTTGGAAAGCTAGGTCCGTTCACCTTAAAGAGTTCTTCTCTGCAAAATATAAGCCATTATCCGCCAGAGTTGTTTTTGAGAACGCTACAGGAAGGTCTGCCGGGTATGGTTTTGTTGCTTTTGCTACAAAAGAGGAAGCAGCGGCTGCTATAGCTGAGCTGGATGGCAAG GAACTGTTGGATAGGCCTGTCCGTTTAAGATTTCGTCAAAAGGATGATGATAAAACTGAAAGTGCACCAGAAGAGGAAAAAAGTGCCGAAGAGCAGCATGACGAGTCTTAG
- the LOC109707706 gene encoding uncharacterized protein LOC109707706 isoform X1, with protein sequence MHFYFKKRTLVHRGRCGPSVGKYFCSDNWQSLGPKLGRFCSNVGPNQAHYLGINIATPWWMDQRERRTYPNPSGGQFRQFRPLYILSSIQSLPSRSQTPLRNRMATTTALFFSPSLKLLPRAIKSRNSLYTPAIFTNSRSAPSSSSSRLLRLRLRRRAAVEEVAVGDAEGAAASKEGSVAAAAAAAAAVEEEEEEEEEKRRKLYVVNLPWNFSAPDIQKLFGECGTVKDVEIIKQKNGKSRGFAFVTMASGDEARAVIDRFDSYELTGRIIRVEFAKSFRKPAPPPPPGASLVEERHKIYVSNLAWKARSVHLKEFFSAKYKPLSARVVFENATGRSAGYGFVAFATKEEAAAAIAELDGKELLDRPVRLRFRQKDDDKTESAPEEEKSAEEQHDES encoded by the exons ATGCACTTCTATTTTAAGAAAAGGACACTGGTCCATCGAGGACGTTGTGGACCAAGTGTAGGCAAATATTTCTGTTCGGACAATTGGCAGAGTTTGGGTCCGAAGTTGGGCCGCTTTTGTTCTAATGTGGGCCCAAATCAGGCCCATTACTTGGGGATAAATATCGCAACCCCATGGTGGATGGACCAGAGAGAGCGACGGACTTATCCAAATCCCAGCGGAGGGCAATTTCGGCAATTTCGTCCCCTCTATATTTTATCCTCTATCCAATCCCTACCCTCCCGATCTCAAACCCCTCTTCGGAATCGGATGGCGACGACAACGGCTCTCTTTTTCTCCCCTAGTCTCAAACTTCTGCCTCGCGCCATAAAATCCCGTAATTCCCTTTATACCCCCGCCATTTTCACCAATTCCCGGTCAGCGccatcgtcttcttcctcccgcctcctccgcctccgcctccgccgccgcgccgcggtCGAAGAAGTGGCGGTGGGGGACGCGGAGGGAGCCGCGGCGTCGAAGGAGGGGAGTgtcgctgcggcggcggcggcggcggcggcggtggaggaggaggaggaggaggaggaggagaagaggcggAAGCTCTACGTGGTGAACCTACCGTGGAACTTCTCCGCTCCCGATATTCAGAAGCTATTTGGCGAGTGCGGCACCGTGAAGGATGTGGAG atcaTTAAGCAGAAGAATGGGAAAAGCCGAGGCTTCGCGTTCGTTACGATGGCTTCGGGGGACGAGGCGCGTGCCGTGATTGATAGATTTGACTCTTAT GAATTAACGGGAAGGATTATTAGGGTGGAATTTGCCAAGAGCTTCAGGAAGCCAGCACCACCTCCTCCACCAGGTGCTAGTCTTGTAGAAGAAAGGCATAAAATTTATGTCTCAAATCTTGCTTGGAAAGCTAGGTCCGTTCACCTTAAAGAGTTCTTCTCTGCAAAATATAAGCCATTATCCGCCAGAGTTGTTTTTGAGAACGCTACAGGAAGGTCTGCCGGGTATGGTTTTGTTGCTTTTGCTACAAAAGAGGAAGCAGCGGCTGCTATAGCTGAGCTGGATGGCAAG GAACTGTTGGATAGGCCTGTCCGTTTAAGATTTCGTCAAAAGGATGATGATAAAACTGAAAGTGCACCAGAAGAGGAAAAAAGTGCCGAAGAGCAGCATGACGAGTCTTAG
- the LOC109707706 gene encoding uncharacterized protein LOC109707706 isoform X3, which translates to MECGEEPQKDYYKVLEVDYDATDDSIRLSYLRLALKWHPDKHKGNSAVTAKFQEINEAYKVLSDPVKRLEYDISGSYEINRYTLREYLTRFKGMILTCNGLGINQSSIWAQEPMELESMDQ; encoded by the exons ATGGAGTGCGGGGAGGAACCGCAGAAG GACTACTATAAAGTTCTGGAGGTCGATTACGATGCGACAGATGATAGTATAAGATTGAGTTATCTACGACTGGCATTG AAGTGGCATCCTGACAAGCATAAGGGCAACAGTGCTGTGACTGCGAAATTTCAGGAGATCAATGAAGCTTACAAAG TGCTAAGTGATCCAGTTAAAAGACTTGAGTATGATATATCTGGTAGTTATGAGATCAATAGATACACTCTACGG GAATACCTGACAAGATTCAAGGGAATGATACTTACATGCAATGGCCTCGGTATCAACCAGTCGTCAATATG GGCGCAGGAGCCGATGGAACTGGAGTCAATGGATCAATAG
- the LOC109707498 gene encoding cullin-associated NEDD8-dissociated protein 1: MANMNITNILEKMTGKDKDYRYMATSDLLNELNREGFKADADLEIKLTNTVLQQLEDAAGDVSGLAVKCLTPLVKKVNEDRILEMTNKLCDKLLNGKDQHRDIASIALKTIIAEVTTTSLAQRILVSLSAELIKGVTSSGRSTEIKCECLDILCDVLNRFGNLVTKDHEEMLSALLSQLSSNQASVRKKSISCIASLASSLSDDLLARATSEVVQLLKNRSVKPEITRTNIQMIGALSRSVGYRFGPHLGETVPLLINYCTSASETDEELREYSLQALESFLLRCPRDISLYCEDILSLTLEYLSYDPNFTDNMEEDTDDEGHEEEDDDESANEYTDDEDASWKVRRAAAKCLSAIIVSRPEMLSKMYLEACPKLIERFREREENVKMDVFNTFIELLRQTGNVTKGQIEINESSPRWLLKQEVPKIVRSVNRQLREKSIKTKVGAFSILKELVVVLPDCLADHIGSLVSGIEKALNDKSSTSNLKIEALVFTRLVMSSHSPSVFHPYIQALSSPVLSAVGDRYYKVTAEALRVCGELVRVIRPTFETSSLDYRPYVTPIYKAILTRLANQDQDQEVKECAISCMSLVISTFGDSLQRELPMCLPVLVDRMGNEITRLTAVKAFSVIAKSPLRIDLSCVLEQVVSELTAFLRKANRALRQATLGTLNSLVVSYGDQIGSSAYETIIIELSTLISDMDLHMTALALELCCTMMTDKKSSQNVGLTVRYKVLPQALVLIRSSLLQGQALQALQGFFASLVHSANTSFDDLLDSLLSSAKPSPQAGGLAKQALCSIAQCVAVLCLAAREQKCACTVEMLMAILKDDSSISSAKQHLALLCLGEIGRRKDLSMHANIENIVIESFQSPFEEIKSASSYALGNIAVGNLSRYLPFILDQIDNQQKKQYLLLHSLKEVIVRQSIDQAGKSELQHSYIEKILTLLFNHCASDEEGVRNVVAECLGKIALIQPEMLIPALKERTASPAAFTRATVVVAVKYSIVERPEKIDEILYSEISSFLMLIKDSDRHVRRAAVLALSTAAHNKPNLVKGLLPELLPLLYDQTVVKKELIRTVDLGPFKHVVDDGLELRKAAFECVDTLLDSCLDQVNPSSFIVPYLISGLSDHYDVKMPCHLILSKLADKCPSAVLAVLDSLVDPLEKTITHKPKTDAVKQEVDRNEDMIRSALRAIASLSRISGGDCSLKFKVLMNNIMSTPALAEKYNSVRSE, encoded by the exons ATGGCAAATATGAATATAACCAACATTTTAGAAAAG ATGACAGGAAAGGATAAAGATTATAGATATATGGCTACTTCTGATTTGCTTAATGAGTTGAATAGGGAGGGTTTTAAAGCTGATGCTGACCTGGAGATAAAACTGACAAATACGGTTCTTCAGCAACTTGAAGATGCTGCAGGGGATGTTTCTGGTTTAGCTGTCAAATG CTTGACTCCACTTGTTAAGAAGGTTAATGAGGATAGAATCTTGGAAATGACAAATAAGCTCTGTGATAAATTGCTAAATGGGAAGGACCAGCATCGTGATATTGCTAGCATAGCTCTAAAAACGATCATTGCAGAAGTTACTACCACATCTCTTGCTCAACGGATACTAGTTTCTCTTTCCGCCGAGTTAATCAAGGGTGTAACCAGCTCT GGAAGAAGTACAGAAATCAAGTGTGAATGCCTCGATATACTATGTGACGTCCTCAATCGATTTGGCAATTTGGTTACTAAAGACCATGAAGAAATGTTAAGTGCACTGCTCTCTCAGTTGAGTTCCAACCAAGCCAGCGTTAGGAAGAAGTCAATTTCTTGTATAG CATCACTTGCCTCAAGCTTGTCTGATGATCTGTTGGCTAGGGCCACTTCTGAGGTGGTTCAACTATTGAAAAATAGGAGCGTAAAACCTGAAATCACCAGAACCAACATTCAGATGATTGGAGCTCTTAG TCGTTCCGTGGGATACCGCTTTGGGCCTCACCTTGGTGAAACTGTTCCATTGCTCATAAACTACTGCACAAGTGCATCAGAAACTGATGAAGAACTCCGTGAATACAGTTTGCAG GCACTAGAGAGTTTTCTACTTAGGTGTCCAAGGGATATATCTTTATATTGTGAGGATATTCTGAGTCTTACTCTAGAATATTTGAGCTACGACCCAAATTTCACTGACAACATGGAGGAAGATACTGATGATGAAGGTCATGAGGAGGAGGATGATGA TGAAAGTGCCAATGAATATACTGACGATGAGGACGCAAGCTGGAAAGTTCGAAGAGCAGCAGCAAAGTGCTTATCTGCTATTATTGTTTCTCGGCCGGAGATGCTCTCAAAGATGTATCTGGAG GCTTGTCCAAAGCTGATAGAAAGgtttagagaaagagaagagaatgtAAAG aTGGATGTCTTCAATACATTTATCGAGCTGTTACGCCAAACTGGCAATGTGACAAAGGGACAAATAGAGATTAACGAGTCGAG TCCCAGATGGTTATTGAAACAAGAAGTGCCCAAAATTGTCAGATCAGTTAATAGACAATTACGTGAAAAATCTATTAAGACGAAG GTTGGAGCATTCTCAATATTGAAGGAGCTTGTCGTTGTCTTACCAGATTGTCTTGCGGATCATATTGGCTCGCTTGTTTCTGGGATAGAAAAGGCTCTGAAC GATAAATCATCTACATCAAATTTAAAGATTGAAGCTCTTGTTTTTACAAGATTAGTCATGTCTTCACATTCGCCTTCTGTTTTTCACCCATACATCCag GCACTATCTAGTCCTGTATTATCTGCTGTTGGAGATAGATACTATAAGGTTACTGCCGAAGCTTTACGAGTCTGCGGTGAGCTAGTCCGTGTCATTCGCCCTACTTTTGAG ACTAGTTCTCTGGATTACAGACCTTATGTCACTCCAATTTACAAGGCTATCTTAACTCGATTGGCAAATCAGGATCAAGATCAG GAGGTTAAGGAGTGTGCTATATCGTGTATGAGCCTTGTGATTTCAACTTTTGGTGATAGCCTTCAAAGGGAATTGCCTATGTGCCTTCCCGTCCTTGTTGATCGGATGGGTAATGAGATTACCCGACTTACAGCAGTGAAG GCATTTTCAGTGATTGCTAAGTCACCTCTTCGGATTGATCTATCATGCGTCCTGGAGCAAGTTGTTTCAGAGTTAACAGCATTCCTACGGAAG GCTAACCGAGCATTGAGGCAGGCAACGTTGGGAACCCTTAACTCCTTAGTTGTCTCTTACGGTGATCAAATTGGCTCATCTGCTTATGAAACCATAATTATCGAGCTTTCAACTCTCATAAG CGACATGGATCTGCATATGACTGCCCTTGCTTTAGAACTTTGCTGCACAATGATGACCGACAAGAAATCAAGCCAAAATGTTGGTCTGACAGTCAGATATAAAGTTCTACCTCAAGCACTTGTATTAATAAGGAGCTCTCTGTTGCAAGGTCAAGCACTACAG GCACTACAAGGATTCTTTGCTTCACTTGTTCATTCGGCAAATACAAGTTTTGATGATTTGTTGGATTCTCTTCTTTCAAGTGCTAAACCATCGCCACAGGCTGGTGGACTTGCTAAACAGGCTTTATGTTCAATTGCACAATGTGTAGCTGTACTTTGCTTGGCAGCTCGTGAGCAGAAGTGTGCATGTACTGTCGAAATGCTTATGGCCATTTTGAAAGATGACAGCAGCATTAGTTCT gCTAAACAGCACCTGGCTTTGCTATGTCTGGGAGAAATTGGACGCAGGAAGGATCTGAGCATGCATGCAAACATAGAGAATATCGTGATCGAGTCTTTTCAATCACCTTTTGAGGAGATCAAATCGGCATCATCTTACGCTCTTGGAAACATTGCTGTCGGCAATCTCTCTAGATATTTACCCTTTATCCTGGATCAAATCGATAATCAGCAGAAGAAACAATATCTGTTGCTTCATTCCCTGAAAGAG GTTATTGTGAGGCAATCTATTGATCAAGCTGGCAAGAGTGAGCTTCAACATTCTTACATTGAGAAGATATTGACCTTGCTTTTTAACCATTGTGCAAGTGATGAGGAGGGGGTTCGCAATGTAGTTGCTGAGTGTTTGGGGAAAATTGCTCTAATCCAACCAGAGATGCTTATTCCTGCACTTAAG GAGCGCACAGCTAGCCCAGCTGCTTTCACTAGGGCTACAGTTGTTGTTGCCGTGAAATATTCTATTGTTGAACGACCTGAGAAGATAGATGAAATTCTGTACTCTGAGATTTCCAGTTTTCTGATGCTGATAAAAGATAGTGACAGG CACGTCAGACGAGCAGCTGTCTTGGCTTTGAGTACAGCTGCTCATAACAAGCCAAATTTAGTTAAAGGTCTTCTTCCTGAATTATTGCCACTTTTGTATGATCAGACTGTTGTAAAG AAAGAATTGATCAGGACTGTAGATCTAGGTCCTTTTAAGCATGTTGTGGATGATGGCCTGGAACTGAGAAAAGCAGCTTTTGAGTGTGTGGACACTTTGTTGGACAGTTGTCTTGATCAAGTGAACCCATCATCGTTTATAGTTCCTTACCTCATTTCTGGCTTAAGTG ACCATTATGATGTAAAGATGCCTTGCCATTTGATTCTCTCGAAATTAGCAGACAAGTGTCCTTCTGCTGTCCTTGCAG TTTTAGACTCATTGGTTGATCCTCTTGAGAAGACTATTACTCACAAACCAAAGACCGATGCTGTGAAACAAGAGGTTGATCGTAATGAAGATATGATTCGGAGTGCCCTTCGAGCAATCGCTTCCTTGAGTCGTATAAG CGGAGGCGACTGTAGCTTGAAGTTCAAGGTGCTTATGAACAACATAATGAGCACTCCTGCGCTTGCTGAGAAGTACAACTCTGTGCGGTCGGAGTGA